Within the Miscanthus floridulus cultivar M001 chromosome 2, ASM1932011v1, whole genome shotgun sequence genome, the region ttgatcccattcttgaggctgaatatggtggataatattctatgggatgTCCTTTCCTGTCCACACTTGGTGGATCAAATTTGGTATCCTGCAAAAGAATTTATTAGATGAATTGACAGGAGAACTTGTTAGATAATCCTTCTAAAAGAAAAGTAGTAAGTTACCCCACTATCAAAAATAAATTCTTCATCCAGGGCCAAACAGTTGGGATGAATTGGACTATAGAAGaggtgagagtgccattcttTCCACCAGGAATCAAACAAGTTTGAGGAGAAGGTAGCTCTTGTCCATTCATGCAAGCAAAGAGAAGGAAGGTTTGATCctagttgaaaaactctagaagcttccatcatctcactgataccttctcttggcttcagagtGTTCCTAAAGAATAGCCGAGGAGGTTGTTGACTAAGGCTGAATTGATGGGCCACAAAAGAAGGATTATTGAATTCATAAGTTGGAAGATTATCTAGGAGAAAAGAaccagtagccattttgccacggccaTGGCGAAATTCGGCTGGCAGTACACAGGGATTGATAATATAGCTAAAAATTGCCCATCCTCTTCATAAGGCAGCCAtgtcaagatgtttgcatcaaaccctTTGTAAAATTTCTTGAGAAGGTGGCCTACATCAaaatcaattgttatggctgatacagcttcaccataattcatacactgtcgagttcttccttctttttctttataatctttagcaaagttggaagaagggaacCTCAGATTCCTAAGATCGGGTCTTACAATCTTATACATGTACAGATTCAGCCACAATTGTATTAACCACTaagggccactgatggtatgcactggttcatttctCAGTAATTGGATAGATACTTGGTGCATCGGGTGATAAGCAGACCCCAGTAGATATTTTCCGAGGGAGATTTCATTGCCGGCTACTAGACGCTCTGCCatgtatttatgattataagttggtccgcaagatgacccacaaaagatgaatttttTTAGCCACATGTTTAGGAAAGCTACACGCTCTCTTTCATCAACAATCGATCCATCCCCAATATGGTTCATaatatagcttgcccatcctatgcagtctgatattttggctaatttcttggacccagcacttaagaaatcatagggttgcattgatcctattattctaaggccagtcaacatataaatattggccaaagtgatggtcattgtaccgtgaccaaaaacaaaagcattcaaagtgttggacATAAAGTAAGATATAAAAATCAGAAGtgagtcattcctctccattccagacagtgagagtgttaggcattgattcaagtcataaatttcccaatctctagcctttttctctaataccctatggaaccaatccctccatcccttagacattttgggctagtttctaaagggagttttggtgttccaaaaaaatctactacagattgtttgaagaggatttgattggtttcttgattgataaaattggatggatcagggtcacccatgggtccaagataataggcattaggaacatcagctgatggaatcaaaattttgttcctcattttcTAGAAACCAGTTGGGATGAATTTAACAAAAAAAGGAAATATAGAGTAGCGGCTAATACTTAAAAGATAGAAATCTGAAGGCATACCTTAGGAACGTGATTGCTGGTCACCATTGCAGCTGAAATGAAACTGAATCTGAGGAAGGTTGTAGAAAGGTGGCTTGAAATAGCAGTTTGGCAGAGCAGAAGATTagctagggttaaggctttggtggtggtggttttGATTGCTCAAGAGAAAAAGGGAAAGTAAGCGGGTCAAGCCAGTTGCAAATGATACTGTTGAGGTATTATATAGCATTTGGTCCAAGAAATCAAGAGTCACACGTATATTTTGGAATGAGCAGTCGCAACACGATGAGTAGATAAAtagaaattttagaataaaattatttttatccctaaattagggggcatgtgtttacaccaaaatttgccAAGAAGAACGTGAGAACTCAAAGtttctaggattgtgtcatcaaggaatcgattataTGTGAATTGGTATCAGTtgatttagatgcgatgtcagaatcggctattttatagatgacgtcaacaAACAACGTCAATGGGCTATACTTGAATGGCGCCAGGAAGATGTGTCAGACTCTATAGATAgagaaaattagggtccaagttattattaagttaggaagttttcttctattccaagaattgtaatgagtcgtatttgagtaggattcatgtttaggtttcaggtataaatattagaccctagtTATTGTAAAAAAACAAACACTCAATGAATACAATCTTTCCGGCTTTCGCCATctcattaggagtaggagtactatagatctcgatgagttctttagcaaacagggctgcatcaactgatcgacctctagcttgcttgtgagtaccatcacgacttgtattgtgcttgtaaagttgCATCAGCTAATTGATCTTTTATATGCCAAAATATAAGCTCACCGCTCACCCTCCTAGATCCAGCGGTGCCAGCGCCTCCTAGGTCCGGTAGTGCTAGCCGTCTCGGCCTCCCTCCCTGCTCCTGTTGATGCCTCCCATTGCCGGTCCTCGCTCCCCCGCCGCCCTCCGTTCTTTTGTCGCCGGGATCCGACGCCGCCCCTCTCCCATCACCTCTACTCAGCCGGTCCTCCCTCCCCTGCAGGCGTCGCCCTTCACGGTTGGGCCTCCACAGCTAGCCATCTCGTCCCCTACAGCCAAGGTAAGAAACCCTAGCATGTGAACTCATCTCTGTATTTGGTAGAAATTGGAACCTATGTTTCGTCTTGTGTGGTCTACAAATTTTAACTTATTTGCATTATTGGTTTAAAAATCATTCTTGTATTGTACATGGATAAGAGGACAAAGATTGTAACTTTTGTAGCTGTTGCATACATGTTGTTGTTAATGATGGCCTTGATTATTCAGACTAGAAAATGTAAGCGTGATGCAAGAAGGATTTGTATTACCTATGGGCCTATGGAGGAAAGGGATAGGATTAGACTAGAATATCCAAACAACAAAATTTGGAAGGATGATACAACTTGTCTGAACATGTTAAGACTTAACAGAGACAAGTATTTCTGGTTTTGCAAACTTTTTAGAGATCATGGTTTACTTAAAGATACCATCCACTTGTGTGTTGAGCAACAAGTGGGTATGTTTCTAAACACTGTGGGACATAACCTTAGAAATAGGTTTGTTGGAACTAATTTTGATAGATCGGGAGAAACAGTGAGCCGCTATTTCAACAAAGTATTACGTGCTATTGGTGAGCTACGAGGGGAACTAATTAGGCCCCCATCTATGGACATACCACGCAAAATTGCAGGGAGCTCCAGATGGGATCCTTACTTTAAGGTGTGAGGCTATACTTGTTTTGTTTTTTAGAGATTTGAGATTTGTATTCATATGGTCCCTAATATAAACATATTGAAAAATAGGATTGTATTGGAGCAATTGACGGTACACATGTGAGAGCATCTGTACCTAAGGATATTGAGCATGCCTTTCATGGTAGGAAATCCTTTGCCACACAAAATGTAATGGCAGTCGTAGATTTTGATCTACGATTCACCTATGTCTTGGCTGGTTGGGAGGGGACAGCACATGATGCTCTAGTTTTACGAGATGGTTTAGAACATGAGAATGGCCTTCGTGTTCCACAAGGTAATAGATTAGCAGTCTCTCAACTTGTCCATACAAATTTTTGTATATAGACATGTGACCAATCTGTCCATCAATGATAGGAAAATTCTACCTAGTGGATGCTGGATATGGAGCCAAACCTAGATTTCTACCCCCTTTTCGTGGTGTCCAGTACCACTTGAATGAGTGGGGAACTAATCCAGTGCAAAATGAGAAGGAATTATTCAACCTTAGGCACTCATCTCTTCGTGTGATAGTAGAGCGTGCTTTTGGGGCACTAAAGCGAAGATTCAAAATTCTTGATGATGCTACCCCGTTCTTCCCTTTTCCAACACAAGTAGATATTGTTTGTGCTTGCTGCATCATTCACAATTGGGTCATACAAGATGGGAATGATGAGTTTTTTTATAGAGGTTGTTACTTTGCCTAGCTATAACCATGCTTCAACACACATTGGCCAAGCAAATGAGCATGCTGCTATGGTTAATTTTAGGCAGCAACTAGCAGATCAAATGTAGGTAGACCGGCAAAATAACAATTTTAATTAATATTTGTTCCAAAATTGAATTTGTATGGACATATTTGTAGCTAAATTCCACTTGTaagatcatatttgttgttgaATTCCATTTGTAAGGACATATTTGTGGTTGAGTTCCATTTGTAAGGATATATTTGTGGCTGAGTTACATTTGTaagatcatatttgttgttgaATTCCATTTGTAAGGAGGTATTTGTTGCTCAATCATGTGTAACGTTTGCTAAAATTCCTATTTGTGGGTCTCATCTTGCTAATTTTATGTTTGTATGGCAGGCAATGGAGGATGCGGTTGAGGGAGTTGGTGGAACTAACGACCATGCTACATGGACATCAGCAATGTCTGCTTTCATGCTTA harbors:
- the LOC136538967 gene encoding protein ALP1-like, producing the protein MDKRTKIVTFVAVAYMLLLMMALIIQTRKCKRDARRICITYGPMEERDRIRLEYPNNKIWKDDTTCLNMLRLNRDKYFWFCKLFRDHGLLKDTIHLCVEQQVGMFLNTVGHNLRNRFVGTNFDRSGETVSRYFNKVLRAIGELRGELIRPPSMDIPRKIAGSSRWDPYFKDCIGAIDGTHVRASVPKDIEHAFHGRKSFATQNVMAVVDFDLRFTYVLAGWEGTAHDALVLRDGLEHENGLRVPQGKFYLVDAGYGAKPRFLPPFRGVQYHLNEWGTNPVQNEKELFNLRHSSLRVIVERAFGALKRRFKILDDATPFFPFPTQVDIVCACCIIHNWVIQDGNDDYNHASTHIGQANEHAAMVNFRQQLADQM